The Klebsiella quasivariicola region TAACGGTATCAAACTCTTTAAATTGATCCTTCAGGGAGTCCGTTGTGCAGGCGGCGATATCCAGAGGGATTAATTTTGCACCGGCATCCACATATTTTTGATGCGTGGAAGCTCTCAGTTGACCTTGTTCATCCCAGGCACGAGGCGAAACGATAACGCACACAGTGCCCTCGCGCTGAGTGACTGCCGGGAGCAGATGCTGCAGTACAGCCGCCCCGAGTTGTTCGGCACCCAGGACCAGTACTTTTTCACCTGAGTGTAATTTATGCTCTGCCATATTGGTTCCTTATACGCTGTTAGACTTGTTCATTGAGTGGGAGTAAGAGTGTAGTGGCACAGTAAATTTGGCCACCTGATTAAAGGTGATATTCTCACCTCAACACAAAACAGGTGACTTAATGAACAAGAAAACTAAGCGTACTTTCACCCCCGAGTTCAGGATGGAATGTGCACAGCTGATTGTTGATAAGGGCTACTCCTATCGACAAGCCAGTGAAGCGATGAATGTCGGTTCTACCACGCTTGAGAGCTGGGTACGCCAGCTCAGGCGTGAGCGCCAGGGGATTACGCCCTCTGCCACACCTATTACTCCAGACCAGCAACGTATCCGCGAGCTGGAAAAGCAGGTTCGTCGCCTGGAGGAACAGAATACGATATTAAAAAAGGCTACCGCGCTCTTGATGTCCGACTCACTGAACGGTTCACGATAGTTGCCAGACTGAGTGACAGCCACACGGTCGTCAGCCTGTGTTCTGCTCTGGGAATACACCGCAGCAGTTACCGATACTGGCGAAAACGACGCGATACGGTTAATCCGGCGCGAGTCAGGCTGTGCAGCGAAATACGCCGGGCGTGGAATCAGAGCCGGGGCTCAGCAGGGGCGCGTACTCTGGCTGACATGCTGACCCAAAACGGCGTCCCGATGAGCCGTTACCGTGCGGGGCGTCTGATGAAACATCTGAACCTGAGCAGTTGCCAGCCTGGAAAACATCAGTACAAAAATGCCCGTCAGGAGCATACCTGCCTGCCTAATCTGCTCGAGCGTCAGTTCGCTGTGCCCAAGCCAGACCGGGTGTGGTGCGGAGACATTACGTATATCTGGGCCGGAAATCGCTGGTGCTATCTGGCGGTCGTCATGGATCTTTTTGCCCGCAGGGTTATCGGCTGGAGTCTGTCAGTACATGCCGATACCGCACTGATAAGCAGTGCCCTGCGGATGGCCTATGAAACACGTGGTCAACCGCGTGATGTCATGTTCCATAGCGATCAGGGAAGCCAGTATACCGGTCTGAAATATCAACAACTTCTCTGGCGTTACAGAATAAAACAAAGCGTC contains the following coding sequences:
- a CDS encoding IS3 family transposase (programmed frameshift), which codes for MIFSPQHKTGDLMNKKTKRTFTPEFRMECAQLIVDKGYSYRQASEAMNVGSTTLESWVRQLRRERQGITPSATPITPDQQRIRELEKQVRRLEEQNTIFKKGYRALDVRLTERFTIVARLSDSHTVVSLCSALGIHRSSYRYWRKRRDTVNPARVRLCSEIRRAWNQSRGSAGARTLADMLTQNGVPMSRYRAGRLMKHLNLSSCQPGKHQYKNARQEHTCLPNLLERQFAVPKPDRVWCGDITYIWAGNRWCYLAVVMDLFARRVIGWSLSVHADTALISSALRMAYETRGQPRDVMFHSDQGSQYTGLKYQQLLWRYRIKQSVSRRGNCWDNSPMERFFRSLKTEWVPVNGYAGKDEARQQINGYILNYYNSVRPHHYNGGLTPEESENRYHFYCKTVANIT